A window of Castanea sativa cultivar Marrone di Chiusa Pesio chromosome 1, ASM4071231v1 contains these coding sequences:
- the LOC142614049 gene encoding ubiquitin C-terminal hydrolase 22-like produces the protein MSSKINSNNNNHRINGQISLQPCPHLADFRSRHRSNPFRALQDCLRIKPPGGRAAIRRDPSEVPLCGACGDSGGGRTRLYACVSCAAVHCHAPPGGGPSHAAAHAESGRGGGGGGHEIAVDVDRAELFCCACRDQVYDRDFDNAVVLAQTAASTLHAPPHSVTTPNTIRLPQPENLRKRRRVDYRPWTPDPRERSLMGSSSSPLNGTVSDSDSNSDSRSNDLLPWGLRGLNNLGNTCFMNSVLQALLHTPPLRNYFLSDRHNRFYCQKKSNCNGNGNGNGDGIVNRRNASNNERNNNSRMCLACDMDAMFSAVFSRDRKPYSPAKFLYSWWQHAANLASYEQQDAHEFFISMLDGIHEKVEKERRKPHSQGNGDCCIAHRVFSGILRSDVMCMTCGFTSTTYDPCVDISLDLEPNQGGSAKMASTKSNHASNGEADCLNSSQNSGISTLMGCLDRFTRPERLGTDQKFFCQQCQVRQESLKQMSIRKLPLVSCFHIKRFEHSSTRKMSRKVDRYLQFPFSLDMAPYLSSSILRRRFGNRIFPFDGDEPEASNELSSEFELFAVVTHTGKLDAGHYVTYLRLSNQWYKCDDAWITQVNENIVRAAQGYMMFYVQKMLYYKASEKQVAA, from the exons ATGTCTTCGAAgatcaacagcaacaacaacaatcatcgGATCAACGGCCAGATTTCTCTCCAGCCGTGTCCCCACCTCGCCGATTTCCGATCCCGGCACCGGTCCAACCCCTTCCGAGCTCTGCAGGATTGTCTCCGGATCAAGCCGCCGGGAGGCCGCGCCGCGATCCGCCGTGATCCAAGCGAGGTCCCTCTCTGCGGCGCGTGCGGCGACTCCGGCGGCGGTCGCACGCGCCTTTACGCTTGCGTTTCCTGCGCCGCCGTGCACTGCCACGCTCCTCCTGGCGGAGGTCCGTCGCATGCGGCGGCGCACGCGGAGTCGGGgaggggaggaggaggaggcggCCACGAGATCGCCGTCGACGTCGATCGCGCCGAGCTCTTCTGCTGCGCCTGCCGCGATCAGGTCTACGATCGCGACTTCGACAACGCGGTGGTCCTCGCTCAGACCGCCGCGTCGACGCTCCACGCGCCGCCTCACTCTGTCACGACACCAAACACAATCCGATTGCCTCAACCTGAAAACCTAAGGAAACGGCGGCGAGTGGATTACCGGCCGTGGACTCCAGATCCAAGAGAGCGATCCTTAATGGGAAGCTCATCTAGTCCCCTAAACGGCACCGTTTCCGATTCCGATTCTAACTCCGATTCCAGATCCAACGATTTGTTACCCTGGGGATTGCGCGGACTCAACAATCTCGGTAACACGTGTTTCATGAATTCGGTTCTGCAAGCTCTGCTTCACACTCCGCCGCTGAGAAACTATTTCCTCAGCGATCGGCACAACCGATTCTATTGCCAAAAGAAGAGCAATTGCAATGGCAATGGCAATGGCAATGGAGACGGCATTGTGAATCGGAGAAATGCGAGCAACAATGAAAGGAATAACAATTCGCGGATGTGTTTGGCTTGCGATATGGACGCCATGTTTTCGGCCGTTTTTTCGAGAGATCGGAAGCCTTATAGTCCTGCAAAGTTTTTGTACAG TTGGTGGCAACATGCTGCAAATCTGGCAAGCTATGAGCAGCAAGATGCTCatgaatttttcatttcaatgcTAGATGGGATCCACGAAAAGGTTGAGAAGGAACGGCGTAAACCACATAGTCAGG GCAATGGAGACTGTTGTATTGCTCATAGAGTATTTTCCGGTATCCTGCGATCTGATGTGATGTGTATGACTTGTGGTTTCACATCTACAACATATGACCCATGTGTAGACATCTCACTGGACTTGGAGCCAAACCAAGGGGGATCTGCAAAGATGGCGTCCACAAAGTCCAATCACGCTTCCAATGGCGAGGCGGATTGCCTAAATTCAAGTCAAAACAGTGGGATATCTACCCTTATGGGATGCTTGGACCGTTTTACAAGACCTGAGAGATTGGGCACCGACCAGAAATTTTTTTGCCAACAGTGTCAGGTGAGGCAAGAGTCCCTCAAACAAATGTCCATCAGAAAGCTTCCACTGGTTTCTTGCTTCCATATCAAAAGATTTGAGCATTCCTCAACACGGAAAATGTCGAGGAAGGTTGACCGTTACTTGCAATTCCCATTTTCATTGGACATGGCGCCCTATCTCTCATCTTCAATCTTGAGGCGTAGATTCGGGAATAGAATTTTCCCTTTTGATGGGGATGAGCCAGAGGCCTCAAATGAGTTGTCATCAGAGTTTGAGCTGTTTGCTGTCGTCACTCATACAGGTAAACTAGATGCTGGACATTACGTGACTTACTTGCGGTTAAGCAACCAATGGTATAAGTGTGATGATGCTTGGATAACTCAAGTCAATGAAAACATTGTGAGGGCTGCACAAGGATACATGATGTTTTATGTACAGAAGATGCTATATTATAAAGCAAGTGAGAAGCAGGTTGCTGCATGA